A genomic stretch from Mycobacterium malmoense includes:
- a CDS encoding TIGR04282 family arsenosugar biosynthesis glycosyltransferase, whose amino-acid sequence MSVLPVTLLVVAKAPEPGRAKTRLAVTVGDRVAADIAAAALLDTLDAVAAAPVAARMVALAGDLDAAAGAAEIRHRLESFTVIPQRGDGLADRLANAHADSADTYPVLQIGMDTPQVTAELLTDCARQLLDAPAVLGLAYDGGWWALGVETPTMAECLRAIPMSQPDTGELTLKALRGNGIGVRSVQRLADVDVVDDVATVRDACRPASRFARVTRAAGL is encoded by the coding sequence GTGAGCGTCCTGCCGGTGACCCTGCTGGTCGTCGCCAAGGCGCCGGAACCGGGCCGGGCCAAGACGCGGCTGGCGGTGACGGTCGGTGACCGGGTCGCCGCCGACATCGCCGCCGCGGCGCTGCTGGACACGCTGGACGCGGTCGCCGCCGCGCCGGTGGCGGCGCGGATGGTGGCCCTCGCCGGCGATCTGGACGCGGCCGCGGGTGCCGCCGAGATCCGGCACCGGCTGGAGTCCTTCACCGTGATTCCGCAGCGCGGTGACGGCCTCGCCGACCGGCTCGCCAACGCCCACGCCGACTCGGCCGACACGTATCCGGTGCTGCAAATCGGGATGGACACCCCGCAGGTAACCGCCGAACTGCTGACGGATTGCGCGCGCCAGCTGCTCGACGCGCCGGCCGTGCTCGGCCTGGCCTACGACGGCGGTTGGTGGGCGCTGGGGGTGGAGACGCCGACGATGGCCGAATGCCTGCGCGCCATTCCGATGTCCCAACCCGATACCGGGGAACTCACGTTGAAGGCCTTGCGCGGCAATGGTATTGGCGTGAGATCGGTGCAACGGCTGGCCGACGTCGACGTCGTCGACGACGTCGCGACGGTGCGCGACGCGTGCCGGCCCGCCAGCCGCTTCGCGCGGGTCACGCGCGCGGCCGGGCTCTGA
- a CDS encoding glycosyltransferase family 2 protein — protein MAGVITGSERNVPVTVILPCLNEEEALPAVLAAVPAGYRALVVDNNSTDDTAGVASRHGARVVAEPRPGYGSAVHTGVVAATTPIVAVIDADGSLDPGDLPRLVAALNRGADLVIGRRRPVPGLHWPWVARLGTVAMSRRLRTRHGLPVHDIAPMRVARREALLNLGIVDRRSGYPLELLVRAAAAGWRVVELDVSYGPRTGGKSKVSGSLRGSITAIVDFWKAMS, from the coding sequence GTGGCGGGGGTCATCACGGGTTCTGAGCGCAACGTCCCGGTCACGGTGATACTGCCCTGCCTCAACGAGGAGGAGGCGCTGCCGGCGGTGCTTGCGGCCGTCCCCGCCGGCTACCGGGCGCTGGTGGTCGACAACAACAGCACCGACGACACCGCGGGCGTCGCATCCCGTCACGGCGCCCGGGTGGTCGCCGAACCGCGGCCTGGGTACGGATCGGCGGTGCACACGGGCGTGGTCGCCGCGACCACCCCGATCGTGGCGGTCATCGACGCCGACGGCTCGCTGGACCCCGGTGACTTGCCCCGGCTGGTCGCCGCGCTCAACCGGGGCGCCGACCTCGTGATCGGGCGGCGCCGGCCGGTGCCCGGGCTGCATTGGCCCTGGGTCGCCCGGCTCGGCACCGTGGCGATGAGCCGGCGGCTGCGCACCCGGCACGGCCTGCCGGTGCACGACATCGCCCCGATGCGCGTTGCCCGGCGGGAGGCGCTGCTGAACCTGGGCATCGTCGACCGACGGTCGGGCTACCCGCTGGAACTGCTTGTCCGGGCCGCGGCCGCGGGCTGGCGCGTAGTCGAGCTCGACGTCAGCTACGGTCCGCGCACGGGCGGCAAATCGAAGGTCAGCGGTTCGCTGCGCGGCAGCATCACCGCGATCGTCGACTTCTGGAAGGCGATGTCGTGA
- a CDS encoding NAD-dependent epimerase/dehydratase family protein, which produces MRVLLTGAAGFIGSRVHAALRAGGHDVVAVDALLPAAHGPNPLLPKGCRKVDVRDGDALDPLLDGVDVVCHQAAMVGAGVDAADAPAYGGHNDFGTAVLLARMFAAGVRRLVLASSMVVYGQGRYACPDHGPVDPRPRRRADLDAGAFEHRCPFCGLDVTWLPVGEDAALRPRSLYAASKTAQEHYALAWSEATGGSVVALRYHNVYGPGMPRDTPYSGVAAIFRSALEKGEPPRVFEDGGQMRDFVHVDDVAAANLAAVSAVSSAAERVGFSAFNVCSGRPISILEVATALCDARDGSAAPVITGQYRGGDVRHIVADPTRAAEALGFRAAVDPREGLREFAFSPLR; this is translated from the coding sequence ATGAGGGTGTTGTTGACGGGCGCGGCCGGCTTCATCGGGTCGCGGGTGCACGCGGCGCTGCGGGCGGGCGGTCACGACGTGGTCGCCGTCGACGCCTTGCTGCCCGCCGCGCACGGCCCAAACCCGTTGTTACCCAAGGGATGCCGGAAGGTCGACGTCCGCGACGGCGACGCGCTGGACCCGCTGTTGGACGGTGTGGACGTGGTGTGTCACCAGGCGGCGATGGTGGGTGCCGGCGTGGACGCCGCCGACGCGCCGGCCTACGGCGGCCACAACGATTTCGGCACCGCGGTGTTGCTGGCCCGGATGTTCGCCGCCGGGGTGCGCCGGTTGGTGCTGGCGTCGTCGATGGTGGTGTACGGGCAGGGCCGCTACGCCTGCCCCGACCACGGGCCGGTCGACCCGAGGCCGCGGCGGCGCGCCGACCTGGACGCCGGTGCCTTCGAGCACCGCTGCCCCTTCTGCGGGCTCGACGTGACGTGGCTGCCGGTCGGCGAAGACGCCGCCCTGCGGCCGCGCAGCCTGTATGCCGCCAGCAAGACCGCGCAGGAGCATTACGCGCTGGCGTGGTCGGAGGCGACCGGCGGCTCGGTGGTGGCGCTGCGCTACCACAACGTCTACGGTCCCGGGATGCCGCGCGACACCCCGTACTCCGGGGTGGCGGCGATCTTCCGCTCGGCACTGGAAAAGGGCGAGCCGCCAAGGGTTTTCGAGGACGGTGGTCAGATGCGTGACTTCGTCCACGTCGACGACGTGGCCGCGGCCAACCTCGCCGCCGTGTCGGCTGTCTCGTCAGCGGCCGAGCGTGTGGGCTTCTCGGCGTTCAATGTCTGTTCCGGGCGGCCCATCTCGATCCTGGAGGTGGCCACCGCGCTGTGCGACGCGCGTGACGGTTCGGCCGCCCCGGTGATCACCGGCCAGTACCGCGGCGGTGACGTGCGCCATATCGTCGCCGATCCCACCCGGGCCGCCGAGGCGTTGGGCTTCCGCGCGGCCGTCGACCCGCGCGAGGGCTTGCGCGAATTCGCTTTCTCCCCTTTGCGTTAA
- a CDS encoding S-methyl-5'-thioadenosine phosphorylase codes for MLGVIGGSGFYTFFEPPFGSKARDVDVDTPYGRPSAAVTVGTVGQHEVAFLPRHGARHEFSAHTVPYRANMWALRKLGVRRVFGPCAVGSLNPDNGPGAVVVPDQLVDRTNGRPDTYFDSGAIHVDFADPYCPTLRAAVTGLPDVVDGGTMVVIQGPRFSTRAESRWFASAGFGLVNMTGYPEAVLARELEICYAAIALVTDLDAGVGAGEGVKAAEVFAQFEKNIEPFKRLVRAAIGRVAVERACTHCQPHTGVTLPVELP; via the coding sequence ATGCTCGGAGTCATCGGCGGCAGCGGCTTCTACACGTTCTTCGAGCCGCCTTTTGGAAGCAAAGCCCGCGACGTCGACGTGGACACCCCGTACGGCCGGCCCAGCGCCGCGGTCACGGTGGGCACCGTCGGCCAGCACGAAGTGGCGTTCCTGCCCCGTCACGGCGCCAGGCACGAATTCTCGGCGCACACCGTGCCCTATCGGGCCAACATGTGGGCATTGCGCAAGCTCGGCGTCCGGCGGGTTTTCGGCCCGTGCGCCGTCGGCAGCCTGAACCCGGACAACGGTCCGGGCGCCGTCGTCGTGCCCGACCAGCTGGTCGACCGCACCAACGGCCGTCCCGACACCTACTTTGACTCCGGCGCCATCCACGTCGACTTCGCCGACCCGTACTGCCCGACCTTGCGGGCCGCCGTCACCGGTCTGCCCGACGTGGTCGACGGCGGCACCATGGTGGTGATCCAGGGGCCGCGCTTTTCCACCCGGGCCGAAAGCCGCTGGTTCGCCTCCGCCGGGTTCGGCCTGGTCAACATGACCGGCTATCCCGAGGCGGTGCTGGCTCGGGAACTCGAAATATGCTATGCGGCAATCGCTTTGGTGACCGATCTGGACGCCGGTGTCGGGGCCGGCGAGGGGGTGAAGGCCGCCGAGGTGTTCGCCCAATTCGAGAAGAACATCGAGCCGTTCAAAAGGCTGGTGCGCGCGGCGATCGGCCGGGTCGCCGTCGAGCGCGCCTGCACACACTGCCAGCCGCACACCGGTGTCACGTTGCCGGTGGAGCTGCCATGA
- a CDS encoding 1,4-dihydroxy-2-naphthoate polyprenyltransferase, translating to MASFAQWVSGARPRTLPNAVAPVVAGTGAAAWLHSAVWWKALLALAVAVALIIGVNYANDYSDGIRGTDDDRAGPVRLVGSRLATPRSVLTAAVTSLSVGAAAGLALALLSAPWLIAVGAACIAGAWLYTGGSKPYGYAGFGEVAVFVFFGLVAVLGTEYTQALRVDWVGLALAVSVGALSSSVLVANNLRDIPTDARSRKITLAVRLGDARTRTLYQALLATAGVLTLVLMAATPWCAAGLVATPLALRAAGPVRSGRGGPELIPVLRDTGLAMAVWATAVAAALALAR from the coding sequence GTGGCCAGTTTTGCGCAGTGGGTCTCGGGTGCGCGGCCGCGGACGCTGCCCAACGCGGTGGCGCCGGTCGTCGCAGGCACCGGCGCCGCGGCGTGGCTGCACTCCGCGGTGTGGTGGAAGGCGCTGCTGGCGCTGGCCGTGGCGGTCGCGCTGATCATCGGCGTCAACTACGCCAACGACTACTCCGACGGCATCCGCGGCACCGACGACGACCGGGCCGGCCCGGTGCGGCTGGTGGGCTCGCGGCTGGCGACCCCGCGCTCGGTGCTGACGGCGGCGGTGACCAGCCTGTCGGTCGGCGCGGCGGCCGGGCTGGCGCTGGCGCTGCTTAGCGCGCCGTGGCTGATCGCGGTCGGCGCCGCCTGCATCGCCGGGGCCTGGCTGTACACCGGCGGGTCAAAGCCCTACGGCTACGCGGGTTTTGGCGAGGTCGCGGTGTTCGTGTTCTTCGGCCTGGTCGCCGTGCTCGGCACCGAGTACACCCAGGCGCTGCGGGTGGACTGGGTGGGGCTGGCGCTGGCGGTGTCGGTCGGGGCGCTCTCGTCGTCGGTGCTGGTGGCCAACAACCTGCGGGACATCCCGACCGACGCGCGGTCGCGCAAGATCACGCTGGCGGTGCGGCTGGGTGACGCCCGCACCCGGACCCTGTACCAGGCGCTGCTGGCGACCGCCGGAGTCCTGACCCTGGTGCTCATGGCGGCGACGCCGTGGTGCGCCGCGGGGTTGGTGGCCACCCCGCTGGCCCTGCGCGCCGCGGGTCCGGTGCGATCCGGCCGCGGCGGGCCCGAGCTGATCCCGGTGCTGCGCGACACCGGGCTAGCGATGGCGGTGTGGGCGACCGCGGTGGCGGCCGCGTTGGCGCTGGCCCGCTGA
- a CDS encoding Clp protease N-terminal domain-containing protein, whose amino-acid sequence MFERFTRHARVAIVLAQEEARELGTREIGAQHMLLGVLQAAGNDLSAALGGYGLTADAVRARLIEAAGAASQAPDESFDEDAEALRAIGIDLRAVRDSVARTFGADVFDNALPRSGRRRRRRGHVPFTRAAKKSLELAVREALAHKDNEIGCEHLMLGIMRGGDKEANDLIAEHVDTAQLRPAILALLDRAA is encoded by the coding sequence ATGTTCGAGCGTTTCACCCGTCACGCCCGAGTGGCCATCGTGCTTGCCCAGGAGGAGGCGCGCGAGCTGGGGACCCGCGAAATCGGTGCGCAGCACATGCTGCTCGGGGTTCTGCAGGCGGCCGGAAACGACTTGTCCGCCGCGCTGGGTGGCTACGGGCTGACCGCCGACGCGGTGCGGGCCCGCCTGATCGAGGCCGCCGGGGCCGCTTCTCAGGCGCCCGACGAGTCGTTCGACGAGGACGCCGAGGCGCTGCGGGCCATCGGCATCGACCTGCGGGCGGTCCGCGACAGCGTGGCACGCACCTTCGGCGCCGACGTGTTCGACAACGCATTACCTCGGTCCGGCCGCCGTCGCCGCAGGCGCGGGCATGTCCCCTTCACCCGTGCCGCGAAGAAGTCCCTCGAGCTGGCGGTGCGAGAAGCGTTGGCCCACAAGGACAACGAGATCGGCTGCGAGCACCTGATGCTGGGCATTATGCGCGGCGGCGACAAGGAGGCCAACGACCTGATCGCCGAACACGTCGACACCGCGCAGTTGCGGCCCGCGATCCTCGCGCTGCTGGACAGGGCCGCCTGA
- a CDS encoding helix-turn-helix domain-containing protein, with protein MDELTDLSGVSAAHAAANADPAVGLRAVRALQRLQERLEAVHVANAREQGWSWQAIAEALGVSRQAVHQKYNRRR; from the coding sequence ATGGATGAGCTGACCGACCTGTCGGGGGTATCGGCCGCGCACGCGGCGGCCAACGCCGACCCGGCGGTTGGGTTGCGCGCGGTGCGTGCGCTGCAGCGATTGCAGGAGCGTTTGGAGGCCGTCCACGTCGCCAACGCCCGCGAGCAGGGCTGGAGTTGGCAGGCCATCGCCGAAGCGCTTGGGGTGAGCCGGCAGGCCGTGCACCAGAAGTACAACCGGAGGAGATGA
- a CDS encoding DUF4229 domain-containing protein has product MSEGPSDNSTGERAGNHAAVDVLLYAAARLLLAVVLSGVIYGIARLLGVAQFPIVVAVLFALIIAMPLGIWLFGPLRRRATASLAMAGARRRREREALQARLRGEDRD; this is encoded by the coding sequence GTGTCAGAAGGACCTAGCGACAACAGCACCGGGGAGCGCGCGGGAAATCACGCAGCCGTCGACGTTTTGCTTTACGCGGCGGCCCGGCTGCTGCTGGCGGTGGTGCTCAGCGGCGTGATCTACGGGATCGCGCGATTGCTGGGGGTCGCCCAGTTCCCCATCGTGGTGGCCGTGTTGTTCGCTCTGATCATCGCGATGCCTTTGGGCATCTGGCTGTTCGGCCCGCTGCGCCGGCGCGCGACCGCCTCGCTTGCGATGGCCGGCGCGCGTCGGCGCCGGGAACGCGAAGCGCTGCAAGCCCGGCTGCGCGGCGAGGACCGGGACTGA
- a CDS encoding MinD/ParA family ATP-binding protein has translation MHVSDHPTTGVGAPDPQTIQAPPQQHPAESGGEAPTRAFAGFRTERRVPGPERRQTAPPTAPGGMPPWDSTPVTGIPRVDPTAFGAYYSGPADAPPTGAPAAPYRPEPLPHTPYPELSTGMLLRPVKPPPSEGWRRLLYELSGHLINLGESPRAARHNNLVAQVNRPLRGSYRIALLSLKGGVGKTTIAATLGSTFAAIRGDRVVAVDANPDRGTLSQKIPLETAATVRQLLHDAGAVERYSDVRRYTSKGPSGLEVLASESDPAVSDAFSADDYARTLEILERFYGLVLSDCGPGLLHSVMSSVLDRADVLVVVSSASIDGARSASATLDWLDAHGHEEKVRNSVAVINAVRSRTGKVDMNKVIDHFSRRCRAVRLVPFDPHLEEGAEIDLDRLKRPTREALVELAAVVADGFPGDQRNPGLV, from the coding sequence GTGCACGTGTCCGACCATCCGACGACGGGCGTGGGGGCGCCCGATCCGCAGACCATCCAGGCGCCGCCTCAACAGCACCCCGCCGAATCGGGGGGCGAAGCGCCGACCCGCGCCTTCGCGGGATTCCGCACCGAGCGGCGGGTCCCCGGGCCCGAGCGGCGGCAGACGGCACCGCCCACCGCGCCCGGCGGGATGCCGCCCTGGGATTCGACACCGGTCACGGGCATCCCGCGCGTCGACCCGACCGCATTCGGCGCCTACTACAGCGGCCCGGCCGACGCGCCCCCCACTGGGGCACCGGCAGCCCCGTACCGCCCCGAGCCCCTGCCGCACACGCCCTATCCGGAGCTGTCCACCGGCATGCTGTTGCGACCGGTCAAACCGCCGCCGTCGGAGGGCTGGCGCCGGTTGCTCTACGAGCTGTCCGGTCACCTGATCAACTTGGGCGAAAGCCCCCGGGCCGCCCGCCACAACAACCTGGTGGCTCAGGTCAACCGGCCCCTGCGGGGTTCCTATCGGATCGCGTTGCTGTCGTTGAAGGGTGGTGTCGGCAAAACCACGATCGCCGCGACGCTGGGGTCCACCTTCGCCGCCATCCGCGGCGATCGCGTGGTGGCCGTCGACGCCAACCCCGACCGCGGCACCCTGAGCCAAAAGATCCCGCTGGAGACGGCGGCGACGGTGCGTCAGCTGCTGCATGACGCCGGAGCCGTCGAGCGCTACAGCGACGTCCGCCGGTACACCTCGAAGGGCCCGAGCGGGCTGGAAGTGCTGGCGTCGGAAAGCGATCCGGCCGTCTCGGACGCGTTCAGCGCCGACGACTACGCCCGCACGCTGGAAATCCTGGAGCGGTTCTACGGGCTGGTGCTCAGCGACTGCGGTCCCGGGCTGTTGCATTCGGTGATGTCGTCGGTGCTGGACAGGGCCGATGTCCTGGTCGTGGTCAGCTCGGCCTCCATCGACGGAGCCCGCAGCGCCTCGGCGACGCTGGACTGGCTGGACGCGCACGGCCACGAAGAGAAGGTCCGCAATTCGGTCGCCGTCATCAACGCGGTGCGGTCACGGACCGGCAAGGTCGACATGAACAAGGTGATCGACCACTTCTCGCGCCGTTGCCGGGCGGTGCGGCTGGTGCCGTTCGATCCTCATCTCGAGGAGGGCGCCGAAATCGATCTTGACCGGTTGAAGCGGCCCACCCGCGAAGCGCTCGTCGAGCTGGCGGCCGTTGTCGCCGACGGGTTCCCCGGAGATCAGCGCAACCCGGGCCTGGTCTGA